The DNA region TCCGCAGAACGACCGCACCAAGGCATTCCTCAGCAAAATCTTTTAGCGTTATTACTGTTGACAGAAAGACGGATAACTGGGTATAATAATTTTGAGAACAACTTTCATAATGCGAAAGCCCGTTTGGGCAACTATTTGTCGGCAATGGAGCAGGCGTTTGCGCCTGCTTCTTCTATATACTTTTGACAGGGGATGATTTAATGAAAGGTTCGCATGACAGACATACGGTTCAGTCGGTGGAGAGGGCGCTAAAAATTCTCATCGTGCTGGCTGAAGCGGGGACGCCCCTGACGCTGACCCAGATCCGGGATAAGGCGGACTTAAACATTTCCACCGCCCACCGACTCCTGCATACATTAATGAATGACGGTTTTATTAATCAGGATAAAGATAACGGTAAATATCTGCTGGGTCTGCGCACCTTTGAGGTGGGCCATGCGGCGCTGTATTCCATGGACATCCGCACCACGGCACGCCCTTTTCTGCAGGAATTGGTGGACCGCTGCAATGAGACCACCAACCTGGCTATTCTTGACCAGGGTGAGGTTGTCTATATTGACCAGATTGAGTCCTTAAATATGATTAAAATTTTTGCCCGGGTGGGCAGCCGCGGTCCGG from Dethiobacter alkaliphilus AHT 1 includes:
- a CDS encoding IclR family transcriptional regulator codes for the protein MKGSHDRHTVQSVERALKILIVLAEAGTPLTLTQIRDKADLNISTAHRLLHTLMNDGFINQDKDNGKYLLGLRTFEVGHAALYSMDIRTTARPFLQELVDRCNETTNLAILDQGEVVYIDQIESLNMIKIFARVGSRGPAHCVGAGKALLAQLSDRELKLFIEQKAPLERFTEFTICDPEKLIAEMAKIRKHGYALDNGELEEGVRCVAVPVWDYENKAIAAISVSGPDTRLTDAFILERLIPEVMAAADKISERLGHRKR